The genomic window GGCCGTGCGACCACCACGACGTCAAGCTCCGCGACCGCGTCGGCGTCGAGCATCCTCTCACGGCGGACGTGGGCTGCCGGAACACGCTGTACAACGCCGTCCCGCAGACCGCCGCGGAGTTCCTGCCCCGATTCCTGACCCTGGGGGCCCGGCAGTTCCGGATCGAATTCCTCGGCGAGGGCGCCGCGGCCGTCGGCCGGACGATCGGGCTCTATCGGGCCGTGATCGAAGGGCGTCGAGACGCGAAGAGTCTCTGGCGAGAGCTGAAGGCGACGAACCAGTACGGCGTCACCCGGGGGCCGCTCGCGGTCATCGGTTAGAATCTGGTGAATGGTTCTTCCTTGATGCGGTCGCCGCGCTTGCGGTTCTCGATCCGCTCCATCATGGTTGTGATCGCGATCGTGTCCTTCGGGTTCTGGGCCAAAGGGACTCTGGAGCGGCGGGCCTATTGCCAGCGACGCGCCGCCTACTGGGCGGCACGCGAACGCAGTTCGCTCAAGTCGGCCACCGATATGGAAGGGGACTCGTCCGCGACCTGGCGGGCATGGTCCGCCGTCGAGCGGGAGTCTGCCGCAAGGTACGGTCGGCTCCGATCGAAGTACGAAAGGGGCGCGGCCTGCCCCTGGTCCATGGCTGTTCCCGACCCCGAGGAGTACCGGGGCCGCATCCACCCTGGTGTGGGGCTTGTCCCGGAAGGTCTGGAGGGCGAATAGTCCAGGACGATCACGGCTCAGAAGACATGCGGGCACTCAGCCGCGAGGGTCCGCGGATTGGCGGTGACAATGAATCGTAATTATTGAATGTCGATGTCTTGGATGTCTTGATCCTGAGAACCTAGGGCTCGACGCGCCCTGTGAAGGCAGGTCGAGGCGTCGCGCTCACCCGTGTAGGCAATCCGGCACAGCCTCGTCCTGGCGTTATCCCGAGAACGAGCGGGATGATCCGGGCTGGCATCTCACCGTGGATGCGGCCGGCTTCGCGTCGCACATCGACCTGCTTGATCCCCTTGCCTCGGATGACGCCGCTTCATCCCGGGCCGTCGAGATCGCGCCGCACGCTCACGGTTACTGGGACGTCGCGAACACCGTGAGGCGGACGCACCATCTCCGTGCGACCGGCGCGTCGCAGACGACACCGACGACGCCGAGACCGAGCGTTCCGGAGGTGAGCAGGAAGATCGTCGCCGACCAGGCGTCGGAGCCGGACTTCAGGGCGGCCAGACCCAGCGCGAGCAGGAGGACGCCCCACATCAGCCCGGCGATCGAAATGCGAGTCCGCATCGTGGACCCTCCAAGGTCAAAGCACCGGGTCGTCGGAGGGGCGATCCGAGCTCGAGAGCCGTTTCGGATCGCCTCTTGTCCCGATCAGGACGTCGATGAGGCTGTGGTTCCGCTCAAAGATAGGAGATCGTTGTACGCCAAGAGACCGTCCAGCGGCCATCCTTCCTGGTCAGAAGATAGGTCAGCGTCGCCCCGTGTGAAGTAGGGCCGAAGCTCGCGCGGAACACGGCTGTTCGCCCATTCGTCGAATAGCCCGGGAGCCACGCAATGACGTAGCCGATGCCATGGGGGAACCTGTTTGAAAAATCGAAGTAACTGTACGACTCGGCCAGGTCGCGAATGACGATCCTCGGGTCGGAGGGTTTGAACTCGTCGAGCGAAATTTCACTTCCCGGATTTCGCTTCCTCAGATCGTCGCGCAGGTCGACGGGGATGGTGTGTGAGGGCTCGTCACGAGATTCCGCGAGAAGGTTCCTCTCGCTCAGGGCGATAGGCCCGCCTGCTGACCTTTGGTGCAGGACGATCTCCGTCTGTCCTCCATTTGCGCCGGAAAAGGTTTGGAACACTTCGGAGTCGAGGAGATCGGCCAGTACAGCATCGAAGACTCGGAAATCATCCTGGGTCATAGCCGGCTTGCTTTCCGCATGGGCCTCAGCCAGCCTGGCTTCCCCGGCCTGTTTCTCCACGCGACTTTCTACGGTGTCGATTGGCACCGGAGACCGCTGTGAACACCCCGCTGCGATTGCAAGTAAGCAGATGGTGGGAACCGAGGCTCGCGTGCCTGACCGGTCCATCGACCCTCCCGAGCTGAAACAGCAAGCCGAAACGGCCGGGCAAAGGGGACAGGAGCCGTCGCGGGGCTTCGCTGACACGAGCTCCTGTGTCCAGGGCTGGCAATCCTTTATACTCTGGACGGCGCCGAGACTCTTCCTGTTCGGCACCGATAGTCCGATTCGCACAAACCCGTCCAGGTCGCTCTCGGTGCTTTCCTGATGTCGCAGATCCTCGAGACGCGTTCCGGGCGGCCGCTGGAATTCCAGGAGTACGGCGACCCGGACGGGCATCCGATCCTCTTCTTCCACGGGCTGATCGGCTCTCACCTGCAGGCGGCGTACGTCGCCGACGAGGCGGGGCACGCGGGCTTCCGCGTGATCGCCCCGAACCGGCCGGGGGTGGGGAGGTCGGCCTTCGTGGAGCGGAACTCCGCGCTCGAGGCGGTGCCGGACGTCGAGGACCTGACGGCCTCGCTGGGGGTGGACGACTTCAGCGTCATCGGCATCTCCGGCGGCACGCCGTACGCGCTCGCCTGCCTGCTGCGGCTGGCCCCGCGGATCCGCACGGTGACGATCCTCAGCGGCATGGGCCCGACGCGGCTCCCGGGCGCCCTCCGCGGGATGGAACGCCGTCGCCGGCTCGCCGTCGAGATCGGCTCCCGGTATCCGAACCTGGCGAGGCAGGAGGTCCGCAAGTGGGCCGAGCGATTCAAGGCCGATCCGCGCGGCTTCCTCCGCTACCTGGTCTCGACCTGGTGCGAGCCCGACCGCAGGCTATTCGAGCGGGAGGACGTCTTCAACCTCTTCCTGGGGGACCTGGAGCAGGTCCTCGTGCAGGGGAGCGGGCCGGAGACGTTCGCCCAGGACCTGGCCCTGTACCGGAACTACGGCTTCAGCCCGGCCGAGCTGCCGTCGAGTCACCTGGTCACGCTCTGGCACGGGCTGGACGATGTCATCGTTCCGCCGGCCATGGGCTGGAAGATGGCCACGACGCTCCCGCGTTGCGAGGCGCACTTCGTGCCGGGCGGGCATTTCGTGGCGATCTCGATCGCCGACCGCATCATCGCCGGCCTGCGGAAATCGCGGGACGAGTCTCTGGCCGGCCGGCCCGGGGGCGTGATAAGCTGACGCCATAAGGGAACGCCCCCGCGTGATCGATCGTCCCGGCGAGGTGGACGCGCGGTGCCGCCAGAAAGGGTTCCGGCCTCGGGACTGGCCGTCGCGACCCGCGTCTCCTCCGAGACCCATCTCCAAGGGCGATCGATCGCCCCGGATCCTCCCGTCGGATCACGTCCATGCCCAGCGACCGCGACCTGTTCACCGAAGAGCAGCAGATGGCCACGATGAGCTTCGGCGAGCACATCGAGGAGCTGCGCGTCCGGCTCATCCTGGCCCTCATCGGCCTGGCCGTCGGCATCATCATCGCGTTCATCCCGTACATGGACCTGGGCTGGCGGGTCATGAAGAGCATGGAGGCCCCGGCCAAGGGGGCCCTCGAGCGCTTCTACGCCGACGAATACCGGAAGAAGGCGGAGGCCGCCGAGGCGTCCAAGGAGCTTTCGCCGCCCGTCGAGGCCGTCATCCCGGCCGATTCGTTCGTCGGCGCCCTGAAGCAGGTCGCCCCCCACATGGACCTCCCCGCGCCGGAGACCCTGGAGGGGAAGACGGTCACGTTCCCGCTCCGGTACCTCCAGCACCAGGCGATCCGGCTCATCGAGAACGGCGTCGTCCAGATCGACCAGTCGCTCATCTCGCTCGGCCCGCTGGAGACGATCACGATCTACTTCATGGTCTGCCTCGTGACGGGGCTGGTGCTCGTCTCGCCGTGGGTCTTCTACCAGGCCTGGGCGTTCGTGGCGGCGGGGCTCTATCGCCACGAGAGGCACTACGTGAAGAAGTACCTGCCCATCTCGCTGGGCCTCTTCCTGGGCGGCGTCTTCCTCTGCTTCTTCTTCGTGCTGCCGCTGACGTTGCGGTTCCTGCTGGAGTTCAACGTCTGGCTGGGCGTGGCGCCGACGCTCCGCCTCAGCGAGTGGATGAGCTTCGCCACGGTCCTCCCGCTGGTGTTCGGGATCGCCTTCCAGACCCCGTTGATCATGCTCTTCCTCGAGCGGATCGGGATCTTCACGGTGGACGACTTCCGGGCCAAGCGGAAGCTTTCCATCCTGGTCATCACGATCGCGGCGGCGATCCTCACCCCCGGTCAGGATCCGATCAGCATGCTCTTGCTGGCCGTGCCCATGGTGCTCCTCTATGAACTGGGCATCATCCTGATCGGCTATGGGAAGGTGGGCGGGAAGGTGCCCGCGAATGTCCCCTGACGCGTGGGGGTTCGCCGCCGCAACGGCTTGCGACGGCCCCCTCATTGGCTTAACTTGGGGGCAGCAAGCGCCGCGGTGAGGACCCGTCGCGCCTACTTTCCGGGGCCGCGAGGCCTGCGACGATGCCGGCGAGGGACATGGAAGACGTCACGGTGGGATTGGTCGGCCTGGGGACCGTCGGGACGGGCGTGGCGAAACTCCTCACGGAGCATGCCGATCGGATCGCCCGCCGGGCCGGAAAGCGAGTCCGCTGGAAGTGGGCCGCCGTCCGCGACCCGCGGAAGGCGCGCGACGTCTCGCTGGACGGCGTCCGCGTGACGACCGACCCCATGGAGGTCGCACGCGACCCGGAGGTGTCCATCCTCGTGGAGACGATGGGCGGCATCGATCAGGCCGCCGAGGTCGTCCTCGCCGCGCTGGATTCCGGCAAGCACGTGGTTACGGCCAACAAGGCGATGCTCGCGGAGCGGGGCCGCGAGGTCTTCGACCGCGCCCGCCGCGCACACCGGGCCGTCGCCTTCGAGGCGAGCGTCGGCGGGGGCATCCCCATCGTCCAGGCGATCGGCGTCTCGCTGGCCGCCAACCAGGTGCAGGGCCTCGCCGCCATCCTCAACGGGACGTGCAACTTCATCCTCACCAAGATGACGATGGAGGGCCTGCCCTACGCCGAGGCCCTCGCGCAGGCCCAGTCCCTCGGCTATGCCGAGGCGGATCCGACGCTGGACGTGGACGGCACGGACACCGCGCATAAGCTCGTCGTCCTCGCCCAGCTCGCGTTCGGGGCGAACGTCGTCACGAGCGACATCCGGCGCCGCGGGATCGACCGCCTCGACCTCGCGGACCTGACCTACGCGGGGGAGCTCGGCTACGCGGTCAAGCTTCTGGCCGTCGCCAGGCTCTCGGAGGAAGGTCTCGACCTGCGGGTTGCGCCCACGCTCGTGAAGAAGGGGACGCCTCTCGCGGAAGTGCGCGGGCCGTACAACGCCGTCCGCGTGGTGGGCGACGCCGTCGGCGACGTCTTCTTCTACGGGCGGGGGGCCGGGATGATGGCCACCGCCTCGGCCGTGGTCGGCGACCTGATCGACGTCGTCACCGGCCGGGCGCTCATCACCTCCCGGGTCCTCAACCCCTGGGGCGATGCCGACCATCCGGTCGCGCGGACGCCCTCGAACAGGCTGCGGAGGCGATATTACCTGCGGTTCCACATCGCCGACCGCCCCGGCGTGATCGCGGCCCTCACTCAGGTCCTCGGCGCCCACGGCATCAGCATCGCCAGCGTCATCCAGCACGACTCCGGGGACGACGCGCCGGCGGACAGCCCCGTCCCGCTGGTCATCATGACCCACCTCGCCGTCGAGTTCGAAGTCGAGGCCGCGCTCAAGGAGATCGACCGCCTGGACGTGTCCCACGCACCCAGCGTCCTGCTCGCGGTCGAGGATTGAGAGACGGCCGCTTGCGGAGCCCCTCCCATGACCAGGCCCAAGTTCGTGATCGTGATCCCCGACGGGGCCGCCGACGAGCCGACCGAGCTGCTCGGCGGCAAGACGCCCCTCCAGGCCGCGCACGTGCCGTCGATGGATCGGGTGTCGCGCGAAGGAATCGTCGGGCGGTCGAGGAACGTCCCCGAGCGTTTCCTCCCCGCCAGCGACGTCGCCACGCTCAGCCTGTTCGGCTACGACCCGGAGAAGTACTACACGGGCCGGGCGCCGCTCGAGGCGGCAGCGATGGGGATCTCGCTGGGCCCCAACGACTGGGCGATCCGCTGCAACCTGATGACGATCCTCGACGGCCGGCTCGCCGACTTCACGGCCGGCCACATCACGAGCGAGGAGGGCAGGCCCCTGATGGAGGCCCTCCAGGCCGCCCTCGGGCGTCCGAATGTGGAGTTCCACGCGGGGGTCAGCTACCGCAACCTGATGATCTACCGGGGCCAGCCCGGCGAGGCGCGGTTCGACGACTCGACGATCTCCGACCCGCCCCACGACCACCCCGACCAGCCGGCCGCCGAGCACCTGCCCCGCGGCGCCGGGGCGGACCTCCTCCGCGAGCTGATGGCCGCGGCCGGGCCGATCCTGGCCGACCACCCGGTGAATCGCGCGAGGACCGCCGCCGGCAAGAAGCCGGCCAACGCCATCTGGCTCTGGGGCCAGGGCAACGCCCCGAACGTCCCGCCGTTCGAGCAGGTCCACGGGATCAAGGGGGCGATCATCTCCGCCGTGGACCTCGTCCGCGGCGTCGGCGTGCTCGCCGGCTGGACGCGGATCGACGTCCCGACCGCGACCGGCTACCTGGACACCGACTACGCCGCCAAGGGCCGGGCGGCGATCGAGGCCCTGAAGGACCACGACATCGTC from Aquisphaera giovannonii includes these protein-coding regions:
- the tatC gene encoding twin-arginine translocase subunit TatC, translated to MPSDRDLFTEEQQMATMSFGEHIEELRVRLILALIGLAVGIIIAFIPYMDLGWRVMKSMEAPAKGALERFYADEYRKKAEAAEASKELSPPVEAVIPADSFVGALKQVAPHMDLPAPETLEGKTVTFPLRYLQHQAIRLIENGVVQIDQSLISLGPLETITIYFMVCLVTGLVLVSPWVFYQAWAFVAAGLYRHERHYVKKYLPISLGLFLGGVFLCFFFVLPLTLRFLLEFNVWLGVAPTLRLSEWMSFATVLPLVFGIAFQTPLIMLFLERIGIFTVDDFRAKRKLSILVITIAAAILTPGQDPISMLLLAVPMVLLYELGIILIGYGKVGGKVPANVP
- a CDS encoding cofactor-independent phosphoglycerate mutase, giving the protein MTRPKFVIVIPDGAADEPTELLGGKTPLQAAHVPSMDRVSREGIVGRSRNVPERFLPASDVATLSLFGYDPEKYYTGRAPLEAAAMGISLGPNDWAIRCNLMTILDGRLADFTAGHITSEEGRPLMEALQAALGRPNVEFHAGVSYRNLMIYRGQPGEARFDDSTISDPPHDHPDQPAAEHLPRGAGADLLRELMAAAGPILADHPVNRARTAAGKKPANAIWLWGQGNAPNVPPFEQVHGIKGAIISAVDLVRGVGVLAGWTRIDVPTATGYLDTDYAAKGRAAIEALKDHDIVCVHVEAPDEASHEGRADAKVEAIERIDHDIVNPVLDALRKYPEWRMVISPDHSTLLRTRAHDRALVAWAMAGTNLPASGLTYDELSARDGGGPFLTQGFRLMDRFLDLKWSGRPD
- a CDS encoding homoserine dehydrogenase; protein product: MEDVTVGLVGLGTVGTGVAKLLTEHADRIARRAGKRVRWKWAAVRDPRKARDVSLDGVRVTTDPMEVARDPEVSILVETMGGIDQAAEVVLAALDSGKHVVTANKAMLAERGREVFDRARRAHRAVAFEASVGGGIPIVQAIGVSLAANQVQGLAAILNGTCNFILTKMTMEGLPYAEALAQAQSLGYAEADPTLDVDGTDTAHKLVVLAQLAFGANVVTSDIRRRGIDRLDLADLTYAGELGYAVKLLAVARLSEEGLDLRVAPTLVKKGTPLAEVRGPYNAVRVVGDAVGDVFFYGRGAGMMATASAVVGDLIDVVTGRALITSRVLNPWGDADHPVARTPSNRLRRRYYLRFHIADRPGVIAALTQVLGAHGISIASVIQHDSGDDAPADSPVPLVIMTHLAVEFEVEAALKEIDRLDVSHAPSVLLAVED
- a CDS encoding alpha/beta fold hydrolase; this encodes MSQILETRSGRPLEFQEYGDPDGHPILFFHGLIGSHLQAAYVADEAGHAGFRVIAPNRPGVGRSAFVERNSALEAVPDVEDLTASLGVDDFSVIGISGGTPYALACLLRLAPRIRTVTILSGMGPTRLPGALRGMERRRRLAVEIGSRYPNLARQEVRKWAERFKADPRGFLRYLVSTWCEPDRRLFEREDVFNLFLGDLEQVLVQGSGPETFAQDLALYRNYGFSPAELPSSHLVTLWHGLDDVIVPPAMGWKMATTLPRCEAHFVPGGHFVAISIADRIIAGLRKSRDESLAGRPGGVIS